A single region of the Carassius gibelio isolate Cgi1373 ecotype wild population from Czech Republic chromosome A14, carGib1.2-hapl.c, whole genome shotgun sequence genome encodes:
- the LOC128027578 gene encoding histone-lysine N-methyltransferase, H3 lysine-36 specific isoform X4 has translation MLTAVFHAPNTHHVNCTVCTTRLGRSKTCACILSTWILRWSHDNMNQSYKVAGRDGSECRGDPQETKALDSRLSSCGYQSTKRQGDQGSAMHFLNSGYKLSASPFAYNTRESTSNYSPLRRLQDLTTMVNHADMSLQDKDFHRRNKLLMHNPTGGSEFGIGLYHTSNSQGNTDRTSIQDLDKNGFSPVSSDSLEHLPSIPNGILHFESTLFDSGDSKDNDEDEHDRGDAVAPFKDKSKKFKKRNLANTKAPSNHRLDLSKNKHGSCNLVSKNTVKSDPPGSLSHLPVEVMMEDFDSLDDYSDSDCDLPSTVNSASIFNSCLSKRPDSPSDSHSNPSNSPKKKQLPGIKYSAEDVVWAKFNRRPWWPCHVTIDPQIEVHTKMKDPSRRPCRLYFVRMFGEIIDQAWVPAKATFPFEGGHQFEKLPVLRRRGRQKDKDYKYTVPKRLMSSWKASVLEAEAALTQRLNIEPPLTVIRDVHMPITEDKAPNSPACQTSTTQSISSSSLLTNGLHASVKIRGKPGTGRKKKATKKNSSTVKSPVNLTENALSSKPSSNPSTDSYKPSTAAEGHKPDAVDSPYSDIDSVPRILCPKRSEDLPQEDAAKELITKPKKVHPSKKTKKANVDKPVKKTEATSKCTTNRKLKKSTPKEKTLRATNTRQKESSSPGSSDGSFAMHSHYLPASSGLISRALAASEETEEKDLRREPESRSPCAGDEPSFYNKCSSPTNHSELSKHQWQVKTEASEESTDDSNSHTPPNPTLIKFTRIRNEKNGVHKGPRQKGSKSDVNKSSLDSVKIKNESMILDTSSSSIPSPSISPMDAFQDMKELSFRSLVKDECSSGEPSLCADSNYKFSTFLMILKDLHDSREKEGKPLTLPPMSPSSLIREEPSFIPPGEEATNEVLCEKDWKVIADQNSRQGKTSTPNSSKRSKAKPKSSVKKETQKHDGGNNVVSTLKKQNSSVGLDALEKSLPLLGELSNSHHDAVTDVCGKGTISKVAPKKRWQTFESGIGKSTKPKSDPIGLNQDIVKESTELNGVFKDSLEEEATNPDIPDKKDASENKRLRKPSKRLIESSEEYEQIFSTKKKTKKTPESCKTVSWIANTNTDEPSPEQITPDVLSSSPENPSEQATPEEQKEPADNLVSPSTPLSSSCEGPSLTRESCEKKSAPSDRKRPRKTVHKILDSTIEDSVKIPKKEESKQQENSPNQSEVKDLQEEPAPSSPCAAASAAQSEDEIRTSSPIQQDTASDSQIQLEGEQCSPSKPQAKESDTNGEDSLISEVFGAGLNDSAFSSRDSLSGDVTGFSTNRKSGEKGGGASLKENVCQVCEKTGELLLCEGQCCGAFHLQCIGLTETPKGRFICQECKTGVHTCFVCKTPDKEVRRCMIPVCGKFYHMECILKYSPTVAQNRGFRCSLHVCLACYITNPANPSISKGRLTRCVRCPVAYHANDYCMAAGSVPLANNSFLCPNHFTPRKGCKNHEHINVSWCFVCSEGGSLLCCESCPAAFHRECLNIDMPQGSWFCNDCRAGKKPHYKDILWVKVGRYRWWPAEVTQPKNVPENIFRLRHEVGEFPVHFFGSKDYVWTYQARCFPYMEGDANNKEKMGKGADAVYKKALNEVAERFRELQAEKEMRQLQEDRKNDKKPPPYKHIKVNRLIGKVQIITADLSEIPRCNCKVSDENPCGIDSECINRMLMYECHPQVCPAGERCQNQCFTKRQYTEVEIFRTLARGWGLRSVSDIKKGAFVNEYVGEVIDEEECRSRIKHAQENNICNFYMLTLDKDRIIDAGPKGNQSRFMNHSCQPNCETQKWTVNGDTRVGLFALEDIPTGVELTFNYNLECLGNGKTVCKCGAPNCSGFLGDRPKNQPSSEDKVRKLKKKVAGKRKSQLEVAKEREDECFYCGDGGQIVSCKKLGCPKVYHADCLNLSKRPAGRWECPWHQCNECGREAASYCEMCPNSYCKQHREGMLFISKLDGKLSCSEHDPCGPDPLEPGEIREYVPGTPILPPLPNMSVSGRIPPTALPPAAPLFIPAPNRHAFQAQRHPYADEVVDNIVFPPSSPSKDIKEEDMSDEGEVVEGVIGDEGEEDLEVVDDDEEMDYRGMGFNDEEEEKASLDEDWGDEFVDDEFEETEDLGEVEEEDRESSWDEFVEGEK, from the exons AGGCCTTTATCACACGTCCAATTCGCAAGGAAACACTGACAGGACTTCTATTCAGGATCTGGACAAAAATGGTTTCTCACCAGTAAGCTCTGATAGCTTGGAACATCTTCCATCCATCCCAAATGGAATTTTGCATTTCGAGTCGACCCTGTTTGATAGTGGGGACAGCAAAGATAATGATGAGGACGAGCATGATAGGGGTGATGCGGTGGCACCCTTTAAAGACAAGTCAAAGAAATTCAAGAAACGAAATCTGGCAAACACAAAGGCTCCTAGCAACCACAGGCTGGACCTAAGTAAAAACAAACATGGAAGTTGTAACCTTGTTTCTAAAAATACAGTGAAGTCTGACCCCCCTGGTAGTCTATCACATTTGCCTGTCGAGGTCATGATGGAGGATTTTGACAGTTTGGATGATTATTCAGACAGTGACTGTGATCTGCCCAGCACTGTGAACAGTGCTTCAATTTTCAACTCCTGTCTCTCTAAAAGACCAGATTCACCCAGTGACTCCCATTCAAATCCT TCCAACAGCCCAAAGAAGAAGCAGCTCCCCGGTATAAAGTACTCTGCTGAAGATGTCGTGTGGGCCAAATTCAACCGCAGACCCTGGTGGCCCTGTCATGTAACCATTGACCCACAGATTGAAGTCCACACCAAAATGAAAG ACCCCAGTCGTCGGCCATGCCGTCTCTATTTCGTCAGGATGTTCGGGGAGATCATAGACCAAGCTTGGGTCCCGGCAAAAGCCACTTTTCCTTTTGAAGGAGGTCATCAGTTTGAAAAACTGCCTGTACTTAGACGGAGAGGAAGACAGAAGGACAAAGATTATAAATACACG GTTCCTAAGCGTCTAATGTCCTCATGGAAAGCTAGTGTCTTGGAGGCAGAGGCAGCACTGACCCAGCGGTTAAATATCGAACCTCCATTGACTGTAATTCGGGATGTCCACATGCCTATCACAGAAGACAAGGCACCAAATAGTCCTGCTTGTCAGACATCTACTACACAGTCCATATCATCAAGCTCACTTTTGACCAATGGACTACATGCATCCGTTAAAATCAGAGGAAAACCTGGCACTGGAAGAAAAAAGAAGGCAACTAAGAAGAACAGCTCAACTGTAAAATCTCCCGTGAATCTAACTGAAAATGCTTTATCGTCTAAACCATCCTCAAACCCTTCAACAGACAGCTACAAACCTTCCACAGCTGCTGAAGGGCACAAACCAGATGCCGTAGATAGTCCATATTCAGATATTGACTCTGTCCCAAGGATTCTTTGCCCCAAACGTTCAGAGGACTTGCCGCAGGAGGATGCGGCAAAAGAATTGATCACTAAACCTAAGAAAGTACATCCAAGTAAAAAGACGAAAAAAGCCAACGTGGACAAGCCAGTGAAGAAAACAGAGGCTActtcaaaatgcacaacaaacCGTAAGCTAAAGAAGTCAACGcccaaagaaaaaacacttagGGCTACGAACACCAGACAGAAGGAAAGCAGTTCCCCAGGGTCCTCAGATGGGTCTTTTGCCATGCACTCTCATTATTTGCCTGCCAGCAGTGGCTTAATCTCAAGAGCACTTGCTGCCAGTGAAGAAACCGAGGAGAAAGATTTAAGGCGGGAGCCAGAATCTCGCTCACCATGTGCTGGCGATGAACCCTCTTTTTATAACAAGTGCTCATCCCCCACCAACCATTCTGAGTTGTCAAAACATCAGTGGCAGGTAAAAACAGAGGCCAGTGAAGAGTCCACGGATGACTCGAACTCCCACACCCCCCCAAACCCAACTCTTATTAAGTTTACCAGAATCCGAAATGAGAAAAATGGCGTTCATAAAGGACCTCGACAAAAAGGGTCCAAGTCAGATGTGAATAAATCCTCCCTCGATTCTGTGAAAATCAAAAACGAGAGCATGATTTTAGACACTTCGTCTTCGTCCATCCCATCTCCCTCGATCTCTCCTATGGATGCTTTCCAGGATATGAAGGAGCTTTCTTTCAGGTCTCTTGTCAAAGACGAATGCAGCTCAGGAGAACCTTCGCTCTGTGCGGATTCAAACTACAAATTCAGCACTTTCCTAATGATCCTGAAGGATCTGCACGACAGCCGGGAGAAAGAAGGGAAACCTTTAACCCTCCCTCCTATGTCTCCATCCTCTCTCATCAGGGAAGAACCTTCTTTTATTCCACCTGGAGAAGAAGCAACAAATGAGGTGCTTTGTGAAAAGGACTGGAAGGTAATCGCGGATCAGAACAGTCGGCAGGGAAAGACGTCAACACCAAACAGCTCAAAACGGAGCAAGGCCAAGCCGAAATCATCAGTGAAGAAGGAGACACAAAAACACGATGGTGGGAACAATGTAGTTTCTACGCTGAAAAAGCAGAACTCATCAGTAGGTTTGGATGCACTTGAAAAGAGTTTGCCTCTGCTAGGGGAACTTTCCAACTCTCACCATGATGCTGTTACTGATGTCTGTGGCAAGGGCACCATCTCCAAGGTTGCTCCTAAAAAGCGATGGCAAACTTTTGAGTCTGGTATTGGGAAAAGCACCAAGCCTAAGAGCGATCCGATTGGATTGAATCAAGATATAGTGAAGGAGTCCACGGAGCTAAATGGAGTTTTCAAAGACAGTCTTGAAGAAGAAGCGACTAATCCTGACATCCCTGATAAAAAAGATGCTTCAG AAAACAAAAGGCTCAGGAAACCAAGCAAGAGGCTGATTGAATCCAGTGAAGAATATGAGCAAATCTTTTCCACaaagaagaaaacaaagaaaactccTGAGTCCTGTAAAACG GTATCTTGGATCGCCAACACTAACACTGATGAGCCGTCACCTGAGCAGATCACACCTGATGTTTTAAGCTCTTCACCTGAAAACCCCTCTGAGCAGGCCACACCAGAGGAGCAGAAAGAACCAGCAGATAATCTCGTATCACCTTCAACACCGTTATCCTCATCCTGTGAAGGCCCATCGCTAACCAGAGAGTCATGTGAAAAGAAATCTG CACCCTCGGATAGAAAGAGACCACGTAAGACTGTGCATAAAATTCTAGACTCCACCATTGAGGATTCTGTAAAGATCCCAAAAAAAGAG GAGAGTAAACAACAAGAAAACAGCCCAAATCAATCAGAGGTCAAAGATTTGCAG gaAGAGCCTGCACCATCAAGCCCGTGTGCTGCTGCATCAG CAGCTCAAAGTGAGGATGAAATAAGAACATCATCCCCAATCCAGCAGGACACAGCCAGTGACTCCCAGATCCAGCTTGAAGGAGAGCAGTGCAGCCCGTCTAAGCCTCAGGCGAAGGAGTCCGACACAAACGGCGAGGACTCCCTGATCTCTGAG GTGTTTGGTGCAGGACTCAATGACAGTGCTTTTTCAAGCAGAGATTCTTTATCAGGTGATGTAACAGGGTTCTCGACCAATAGAAAATCAGGGGAGAAAGGTGGAGGTGCATCATTGAAGGAGAATGTTTGCCAG GTTTGTGAGAAAACGGGTGAACTGCTCCTCTGTGAGGGGCAGTGCTGTGGTGCCTTCCATCTGCAGTGCATCGGCCTCACTGAGACCCCTAAAGGCCGGTTTATCTGCCAAGAGTGCAAGACGG GTGTGCACACATGTTTTGTGTGTAAAACTCCTGACAAGGAGGTCAGGAGGTGTATGATCCCAGTGTGTGGGAAGTTTTATCACATGGAATGCATACTGAAATATTCCCCCACCGTCGCTCAGAACCGCGGCTTCCGCTGCTCCCTCCACGTCTGTCTGGCCTGCTACATCACCAACCCCGCCAACCCTAGCATTTCCAAAG GCCGTTTGACTCGCTGCGTCCGCTGCCCTGTGGCCTACCACGCCAATGACTACTGTATGGCTGCCGGCAGTGTCCCATTGGCTAATAACAGCTTCCTGTGCCCCAACCACTTCACTCCACGCAAAGGGTGCAAAAACCATGAACACATTAATGTCAGCTGGTGTTTTGTGTGTTCTGAAG GAGGAAGTCTGCTCTGCTGTGAATCTTGTCCTGCTGCCTTTCACCGTGAGTGTCTGAACATTGACATGCCCCAGGGAAGCTGGTTCTGTAACGACTGTCGAGCGGGAAAGAAACCCCACTACAAGGACATTCTGTGGGTGAAAGTGGGCCGCTACAG GTGGTGGCCCGCTGAAGTGACTCAACCAAAAAACGTTCCTGAGAACATCTTCCGCTTGAGGCATGAGGTGGGGGAGTTTCCTGTGCACTTCTTTGGCTCCAAAGACTACGTGTGGACATATCAGGCTCGCTGTTTTCCCTACATGGAAGGGGATGCCAACAATAAGGAAAAAATGGGAAAGGGTGCAGATGCAGTCTATAAGAAAG CTTTAAATGAAGTAGCGGAAAGGTTCAGGGAACTGCAGGCGGAGAAGGAGATGAGACAGCTTCAAGAAGACAGGAAGAATGACAAGAAACCTCCGCCATACAAACACATAAAG GTGAACAGACTGATAGGGAAGGTGCAAATCATCACAGCAGATCTGTCTGAGATCCCACGCTGCAACTGCAAAGTCTCGGACGAGAACCCGTGCGGCATTGACTCGGAGTGCATCAACCGCATGCTAATGTACGAGTGTCATCCTCAAGTGTGTCCAGCAGGGGAACGCTGTCAGAACCAATGCTTCACCAAACGCCAGTACACTGAGGTGGAGATCTTCAGGACACTGGCGCGTGGTTGGGGTTTGCGCAGTGTGTCTGACATCAAGAAG GGAGCTTTTGTGAATGAGTATGTTGGAGAGGTCATTGACGAAGAGGAGTGTCGATCCAGGATCAAACATGCACAGGAAAACAATATCTGTAACTTCTACATGCTCACACTGGATAAG GATCGGATAATAGATGCCGGGCCGAAGGGAAACCAGTCGCGTTTTATGAACCACAGCTGCCAGCCGAACTGTGAGACACAGAAGTGGACGGTGAATGGAGACACCAGAGTTGGGCTTTTTGCATTAGAGGACATTCCTACAG GTGTTGAACTCACTTTTAACTATAACTTGGAGTGTCTTGGTAATGGGAAGACGGTGTGTAAATGTGGAGCACCCAACTGCAGCGGATTCCTTGGTGACAGACCAAAG AATCAGCCTTCATCTGAAGACAAGGTGCGGAAACTGAAGAAGAAGGTTGCAGGGAAGCGTAAGAGCCAGTTAGAGGTCGCCAAGGAGCGGGAGGATGAATGCTTCTACTGTGGTGATGGAGGGCAGATTGTGTCTTGTAAGAAGCTCGGCTGCCCCAAGGTCTATCATGCCGACTGTCTGAATCTGTCCAAGAGACCTGCAG GCCGCTGGGAGTGTCCGTGGCATCAGTGTAATGAGTGCGGAAGGGAGGCAGCATCCTACTGCGAGATGTGTCCCAACTCCTACTGCAAACAGCACCGCGAGGGAATGCTGTTCATATCCAAACTGGACGGCAAGCTGTCCTGCAGCGAACACGACCCATGCGGCCCCGATCCTCTGGAACCAGGTGAAATTCGAGAGTACGTGCCCGGTACTCCTATCCTACCCCCTCTGCCCAATATGTCAGTGTCAGGCAGGATACCCCCAACTGCCCTACCGCCTGCTGCCCCGCTCTTCATTCCCGCCCCCAACAGACATGCGTTCCAAGCCCAAAGACACCCGTATGCAGACGAGGTGGTGGACAACATAGTTTTTCCACCCTCCTCTCCTTCTAAGGACATCAAGGAGGAAGATATGAGTGATGAAGGTGAGGTGGTGGAAGGGGTGATCGGGGATGAAGGAGAAGAAGACCTTGAGGTTGTGGACGATGATGAAGAAATGGACTACAGAGGGATGGGATTCAATGATGAGGAGGAAGAAAAGGCGAGTCTTGACGAGGACTGGGGAGATGAATTTGTGGATGATGAATTTGAAGAAACTGAGGATTTGGGGGAAGTGGAGGAGGAAGACCGGGAATCATCATGGGATGAGTTTGTCGAAGGAGAAAAGTGA